From a single Phocoena sinus isolate mPhoSin1 chromosome 1, mPhoSin1.pri, whole genome shotgun sequence genomic region:
- the LOC116740305 gene encoding olfactory receptor 10K1, with translation MEWVNETLMREFVFLGFSSLAGLQRLLFFVFLLIYLFTLGTNAIIIFTIVLDRALHTPMYFFLAGLSCSETCYTFILVPKMLVDLLAQKKTISFLGCSIQMFSFLFSGCSHSFLLAVMGYDHYVAICNPLHYTVLMGYGVCVGLVAAACACGFTVSLVTTSLVFHLPFHSSNQLHHFFCDISPVLKLASHHSHLSQLVIFMLGVFALIIPLLLILVSYIHIISAILKIPSSVGRYKAFSTCASHLIVVIVHYGCASFIYLRPKSNYSSSQDTLISVSYTILTPLFNLMVYSLRNKEFKSATRRTMVQT, from the coding sequence ATGGAATGGGTCAATGAGACCTTGATGAGAGAGTTTGTCTTCCTTGGCTTCTCATCTCTGGCTGGGCTGCAGCGGCTGCTCTTCTTTGTCTTCCTGCTCATCTACCTGTTCACCCTGGGCACAAATGCCATCATCATTTTCACCATTGTCCTCGACAGAGCCCTCCATACCCCTATGTACTTCTTCCTTGCTGGACTCTCCTGTTCTGAGACTTGTTACACCTTCATTCTTGTACCCAAGATGCTGGTTGACCTGCTGGCCCAGAAGAAGACCATCTCCTTCTTAGGCTGTTCTATCCAgatgttttccttcctcttctcaggTTGCTCTCACTCCTTCCTGCTGGCAGTCATGGGTTATGATCACTATGTGGCCATCTGTAACCCTCTGCATTACACAGTGCTCATGGgttatggggtgtgtgtgggacTTGTGGCTGCTGCCTGTGCTTGTGGCTTCACTGTCTCACTGGTCACCACCTCCCTGGTATTTCACTTGCCATTCCACTCCTCTAACCAACTACACCACTTCTTCTGTGACATTTCTCCTGTTCTCAAGCTAGCATCTCATCACTCTCACCTCAGTCAGTTGGTCATATTCATGCTTGGTGTGTTTGCCTTGATTATTCCACTGTTACTTATCCTGGTTTCCTATATCCATATAATCTCTGCCATTCTAAAAATCCCATCCTCTGTTGGAAGATACAAAGCCTTCTCTACTTGTGCCTCCCATCTCATTGTGGTAATTGTTCATTATGGTTGTGCCTCTTTCATCTACTTAAGGCCCAAATCCAATTACTCTTCAAGTCAAGACACCCTAATATCTGTGTCTTATACCATCCTCACTCCATTGTTCAATCTAATGGTTTACAGTCTGAGGAATAAGGAATTCAAATCAGCCACTCGAAGAACAATGGTCCAGACTTAA